In one window of Meleagris gallopavo isolate NT-WF06-2002-E0010 breed Aviagen turkey brand Nicholas breeding stock chromosome 12, Turkey_5.1, whole genome shotgun sequence DNA:
- the FRMD5 gene encoding FERM domain-containing protein 5 isoform X2, which produces MRAQPPFTMCFRVKFYPTDPAALKEEITRYLVFLQIKRDLYHGRLLCKTSDAALLAAYILQAEIGDYDPGKHPEGYSSKFQFFPKHSEKLERKIAEIHKSELSGQTPATSELNFLRKAQTLETYGVDPHPCKDVSGNAAFLAFTPFGFVVLQGNKRVHFIKWNEVTKMKFEGKTFYLYVSQKEEKKIVLTYFAPTPEACKHLWKCGIENQAFYKLEKSSQVRTVSSSNLFFKGSRFRYSGRVAKEVMESSAKIKREPPEIHRAGLVPSRSCPSITHGPRLSSVPRTRRRAVHISIMEGLESLRDSAHSTPVRSASHGDAFVPHGRGGRTESSERVAIIADESYSPADSVLPTPVAEHSLELLLLSRQLNGAPCSIEEEKESEAGTPGTEPEEPRELRALCQGASSGPRAEQAMVCLQAPRRGGSAH; this is translated from the exons ATGAGGG CCCAGCCACCCTTCACCATGTGCTTCCGTGTCAAGTTCTACCCCACGGACCCTGCGGCGCTGAAGGAGGAGATCACCAG GTACTTAGTCTTCCTGCAGATCAAAAGAGACCTCTACCACGGCCGCCTCCTTTGCAAGACCTCGGACGCCGCGCTGCTGGCCGCCTATATCCTTCAAG CTGAGATTGGTGACTACGACCCCGGGAAGCACCCGGAGGGCTACAGCTCCAAGTTCCAGTTCTTCCCCAAGCACTCGGAGAAGCTGGAGAGGAAGATTGCGGAGATCCACAAATCAGAGCTGAG CGGGCAGACGCCGGCCACTTCTGAGCTGAACTTCCTAAGGAAGGCGCAGACCCTGGAGACCTACGGCGTGGACCCCCACCCCTGCAAG GACGTGTCGGGCAATGCAGCGTTCCTGGCCTTCACCCCCTTTGGGTTCGTCGTCCTGCAGGGGAACAAGAGAGTGCACTTCATCAAGTG GAATGAGGTGACCAAAATGAAGTTCGAGGGGAAGACGTTCTACCTGTATGTGAGTCAGAAGGAG gaaaagaaaattgtccTCACCTACTTCGCCCCAACGCCGGAAGCCTGCAAGCACCTCTGGAAGTGTGGCATAGAGAACCAGGCCTTCTACAA GTTGGAGAAGTCGAGCCAGGTCCGGACAGTGTCCAGCAGCAACCTGTTCTTCAAGGGGAGCCGTTTCCGATACAG CGGCCGCGTTGCAAAAGAGGTGATGGAATCCAGTGCCAAGATCAAGCGGGAGCCGCCGGAGATCCACCG GGCCGGGCTGGTGCCAAGCAGGAGCTGCCCCTCCATCACCCACGGCCCCCGGCTGAGCAGCGTGCCGCGCACCCGCAGGAGGGCTGTGCACATCTCCATCATGGAAG GCCTGGAGTCGCTCCGTGACAGCGCCCACTCCACGCCGGTGCGCTCCGCATCCCACGGCGATGCCTTCGTGCCCCACGGCCGCGGCGGCCGCACCGAGAGCAGCGAACGCGTGGCCATCATCGCCGACGAGAGCTACAGCCCTGCCGACAGCGTGCTGCCCACGCCGGTGGCCGAGcacagcctggagctgctgctgctgtcccgGCAGCTGAACGGAGCCCCGTGCAGCATCGAGGAGGAGAAGGAGTCGGAGGCCGGCACCCCCGGCACGGAGCCCGAGGAGCCGCGTGAGCTGCGCGCGTTGTGCCAGGGTGCCAGCAGCGGGCCGCGGGCGGAACAG GCGATGGTTTGCCTGCAAGCTCCGCGCCGTGGTGGCTCTGCTCACTGA
- the FRMD5 gene encoding FERM domain-containing protein 5 isoform X1 — translation MRAQPPFTMCFRVKFYPTDPAALKEEITRYLVFLQIKRDLYHGRLLCKTSDAALLAAYILQAEIGDYDPGKHPEGYSSKFQFFPKHSEKLERKIAEIHKSELSGQTPATSELNFLRKAQTLETYGVDPHPCKDVSGNAAFLAFTPFGFVVLQGNKRVHFIKWNEVTKMKFEGKTFYLYVSQKEEKKIVLTYFAPTPEACKHLWKCGIENQAFYKLEKSSQVRTVSSSNLFFKGSRFRYSGRVAKEVMESSAKIKREPPEIHRAGLVPSRSCPSITHGPRLSSVPRTRRRAVHISIMEGLESLRDSAHSTPVRSASHGDAFVPHGRGGRTESSERVAIIADESYSPADSVLPTPVAEHSLELLLLSRQLNGAPCSIEEEKESEAGTPGTEPEEPRELRALCQGASSGPRAEQVNKFVLSVLRLLLVTVGLLFVLLLLLIVLTESDLDTAFFRDIRQTPEFEQFHYQYFCPLRRWFACKLRAVVALLTDT, via the exons ATGAGGG CCCAGCCACCCTTCACCATGTGCTTCCGTGTCAAGTTCTACCCCACGGACCCTGCGGCGCTGAAGGAGGAGATCACCAG GTACTTAGTCTTCCTGCAGATCAAAAGAGACCTCTACCACGGCCGCCTCCTTTGCAAGACCTCGGACGCCGCGCTGCTGGCCGCCTATATCCTTCAAG CTGAGATTGGTGACTACGACCCCGGGAAGCACCCGGAGGGCTACAGCTCCAAGTTCCAGTTCTTCCCCAAGCACTCGGAGAAGCTGGAGAGGAAGATTGCGGAGATCCACAAATCAGAGCTGAG CGGGCAGACGCCGGCCACTTCTGAGCTGAACTTCCTAAGGAAGGCGCAGACCCTGGAGACCTACGGCGTGGACCCCCACCCCTGCAAG GACGTGTCGGGCAATGCAGCGTTCCTGGCCTTCACCCCCTTTGGGTTCGTCGTCCTGCAGGGGAACAAGAGAGTGCACTTCATCAAGTG GAATGAGGTGACCAAAATGAAGTTCGAGGGGAAGACGTTCTACCTGTATGTGAGTCAGAAGGAG gaaaagaaaattgtccTCACCTACTTCGCCCCAACGCCGGAAGCCTGCAAGCACCTCTGGAAGTGTGGCATAGAGAACCAGGCCTTCTACAA GTTGGAGAAGTCGAGCCAGGTCCGGACAGTGTCCAGCAGCAACCTGTTCTTCAAGGGGAGCCGTTTCCGATACAG CGGCCGCGTTGCAAAAGAGGTGATGGAATCCAGTGCCAAGATCAAGCGGGAGCCGCCGGAGATCCACCG GGCCGGGCTGGTGCCAAGCAGGAGCTGCCCCTCCATCACCCACGGCCCCCGGCTGAGCAGCGTGCCGCGCACCCGCAGGAGGGCTGTGCACATCTCCATCATGGAAG GCCTGGAGTCGCTCCGTGACAGCGCCCACTCCACGCCGGTGCGCTCCGCATCCCACGGCGATGCCTTCGTGCCCCACGGCCGCGGCGGCCGCACCGAGAGCAGCGAACGCGTGGCCATCATCGCCGACGAGAGCTACAGCCCTGCCGACAGCGTGCTGCCCACGCCGGTGGCCGAGcacagcctggagctgctgctgctgtcccgGCAGCTGAACGGAGCCCCGTGCAGCATCGAGGAGGAGAAGGAGTCGGAGGCCGGCACCCCCGGCACGGAGCCCGAGGAGCCGCGTGAGCTGCGCGCGTTGTGCCAGGGTGCCAGCAGCGGGCCGCGGGCGGAACAGGTGAATAAGTTTGTTTTAAGTGTCCTCCGTTTGCTCCTCGTGACAGTGGGACTCCTCTTTgtcttgctcctcctcctcatcgTCCTTACCGAGTCCGACCTTGACACTGCCTTTTTCCGCGATATCCGCCAGACCCCCGAGTTCGAGCAGTTCCATTACCAATACTTTTGTCCCCTCAGGCGATGGTTTGCCTGCAAGCTCCGCGCCGTGGTGGCTCTGCTCACTGACACCTGA